The sequence ccaataacgagtgattaataaatcagtgtgttctagtggtgtcgttaaacaaaataaacatggggggtttggttttggggttttgggttttttttttttaattctttatttttattattataaattttttgtattattgGCAAAGgtacaatttataaaacatattacaaaatacaaggagaacgaacaaaacaatatacacacagcacgtaattaaatacaaaaagtaattgaaaaaaaagtatgtaCAGCTGATGTTTCAGGAAGGTACAACAAGTATTTAAACCACATGGGTTATTTCACAACAGATCTCCTATTTACACGACTTATATATTTGCATAGATTAAATCAaccttaaaaaaacatttattatatatattatttataaacagataCATTAAAAACCAGTTGATTAAATCAACCTTAAAAAAACTCCCACTTTTTCCTCTTGTTTTTCTTGTAGGTAAACCCATATGAAGAATTTGTGTTCCGGCGCTATAAGCAGATGTTTGAGTCACACAGTATGATCATTGCCTGTCAGTTGTTGCCGGTGAAAGCCAAGGAACAGACTGAGTTGCGGAATAAACTGCTCAAGAAGGGCATGGATTTGAAGTGCTTCAGTAACAACCTCATGAAGTAAGCCTCTTCTGCTTGGGGGCGGCATTTCGcttggtttggggggggggggggcgtagcccagtggtaaagctttcgcttTATGCGctatcggtttaggatcgatccctgtcggtagccccattgggttatttctcgttccagctagtgctccacattTGGTAtaagaaaggccgtggtatgtattatcctgtctgtgggatggtgcatataaaagatcccttgctgctaatcgaaaaagagtagcctatgaagtggcgatagcgggtttcctctctcaatatctgtgtggtccttaaccatatgtctgacgccatataaccgtaaataaaatgtgttgagtgcgtcattaaataaaacatttcctttaattTTCCTTCGCTTGGTCGATGAGGGTAAGACAGAACCCCAGCCCTCCAtgttaacttttccatctatacatgtgtttttatatagataatatggaatgttttagttgccaaatgaaaaaaaatggtcGCTGTGTGACCAAATCGGTCGCGATGTAGAGGGCTACATAGCCCTGATAAATGGTTGAtctgggattgattcccgtcagtgggcccattgggctatttctcgttctagccagtgctccacaactggtatatcaaaggctgtggtacatgttTGTGCTgctctgtttgtgggatggtgcatcagGCTTTCtgtcaaataataatttgagggtatgtaataaaaatgaaatagatCATAAGTACCAATagtaggtggttatgggttagAAATCTtttgagccagtgcaccatgactggtatatgaaaggctgtgatatgtgctattctgtctgagggatggtgcatataaaagatcccttgctactaataaaaaaatgtagcagatttcctctctatgactatatgttaaaattaccaaatgtttgaaattcagtagccgatgattaataatcaatgtgctctagtggtgtcattaaacaaaacaaactttaagaaatcttttgaaattggacagaGAATTTCACGTACTTTGACCAGTTTTAAATAGTTCGcttactataatttttatataaattaaaaaaatgtatccattaatttccacgATTTTCGGGTAGGTAATTTGACCCTTCATACTTTCTGACAAAAAGCATGTGCAttgaaaagatcccttgcttctaatggaaaggtttcctctctcaatatctgtgtggtccttaaccatatgtccaacgccatataaccgtaaataaaatgtgttgagtgtgtcgttaaataaagcatttccttccttccaatagctaataattgataaatcagtgtgctctagtggtgtcattaaacatttgaaTGATCTTTAATTTTAGACCGGTCGATAGAGCATTCATTTGatatggaccggcctcggtggggtcgtggttaggccatcggtctacaggctgctaggtactgggttcgcatcccagtcgagtcatgggatttttaatccagataccgaatccaaaccctgagtgagtgttccgcaaggctcaatgggtaggtgtaaaaccacttgcaccgaccagtgatccataactggttcaacaaaggccatggtttgtgctatcctgcctgtgggaagcgcaaataaaagatcccttgctgcctgttataaaagagtagcctatgtggcgacagcgggtttcctctaaaaaacagtgtcagaatgaccatatgtttgacgtccaatagccgatgataagataaaaaatctatgtgctctagtggcgtcgttaaataaaacaaacaaacttttcatttgATATGCTTGGATTGTAGGATCAAAGCTTCTCAGTAGactcattgggttttttttcctctGCCCACAGACATTGAAATCAACATAGTGACTGGTAACCTATAAGTTATGACACATTtatgaagtttacaattttcattattGTAATCCCAACACAAATATGTCGATCCTTAAATTAAgttaaccatacatgtacatgcatgttgCTGTACCTTGaaaggggcgaggcgtagcccagtggtaaagcacttgcttgatgtgtggtcagtttgggatcgatccccattggttggcccatcgggctattgctagttccagccagtacaccatgactggtatattaaaaaccacggtatgtactatcctgtctgtgggatggtggatataaaagatcccttgctgcattagggtttcctctgatgactacgagtcagaattatcaaatgtttgacatcaaatagcctgtgattaattaatcaatgtgctctgttaaacaaactttcactcACAAAGTTTACAATTTCCATTATTATAATCCCTTCACAAATATGTCGATACTTAAATTGAATTAACCATACATGACAGTTGTATGTCGCTATACCTtgaaatgtgctggggtgtcactaaacagatattcttttccttttgtttataattaatttctatatttactaaatgtttttcaGGCGAGCAGTTGAAGATACCAAATGGGCCAATATGGCTGCCTTGTTTAGTGGTAAAAATGTTTATGTTGTCAGCAGTACGCCCAATGTTGCCAGCATGATGAAGATCTTGCAGAAATCACGTGAAGTTTATGTGCTTGGTATGTAGTCAGGatatattgtgtttttttcccAAATTATATTcactttgaaaaatatattgtaataagGTTAGATCCAAGGGGgtgacaatttttgtttttaatgcctctttttgttttgtcttttctaAGACTCGatatccaaattaccaaatgtttgacatccaacagcgaatgtttaataaatcaatttgctctagtggtgtcattaaacaaaataaatgttaatattatcaGTATGgtaaattttcaattgactaggcATTTCGCTAATcatgattttgaaaacaaaatgttccctgtattactgttataaaattACATTCACCTGAATACTTGTTTTCACTACATAATTTTAAGAGATTgatacacaattataaaacattaaacagtaaaatTGGTAATCAGTTTTCAatttcaagattttaaaaacaaaacgttccctgtattactgttataaattaCCATTCACCTGAAGCCGTGTGTCCTTGTTTTCAGGTGGTCTGGTTGAGAACTACCTGCTGTCTAAAGAAGGCTTACAGAGGTGTGCCAAGCTGCCGGGTATTGAGGGTCTGTACGGGGAGCTGGTCCACGTGTTGAATTCGTGTGCGTCTCGCACGCACAGCCTGCTCGGCCAACACCAGCAGACACTGTCCTCATATCTAGAACAGCACGTCAAACAGGAGCAGGATGATTCAGAGAGGAGCAGTTAGCATGCGAAGAAAAAacttatataaaatttaaaactgaatTTGTGAAAGGCATATCTAGAACAACACGTCAAACAGGGTCAGGAGGATACAGAGAGGAGCAGTTAGCATGCGAAGAACAAATaagaacattttttaaaactgaatttgTGAAAGGGAGGGTCGTATCTAGCGTGTTATGAGTCAAAAGGGAAGTTATCCCGCCCTGAAAAAGGTGCtctattttaaaaagcaatTCCACATGATAGAAGTGCCTTGTATGATAAAGCAATGAAATCATAATAGTGCATTCGTATAGTGTGGTGTCGCCTTTAGTGTCCCGCTAGTCCAGATGGAAAAGAGCCATTCTTACTGTGTCCccattttcattttactttccTGCCCTTCCTCTCCCCCTTATCTCCCACCCCCGATTATTTTAGGTTGAGGCACTGGTGTAGTTTAGGGGAATCTCCTACCAAATCATgcctctttccccccccccccacctcttttattaatattttcttgaAACCCATAACACGACTTTTAGACACTGTGGGTgcctccttccccccccccccccccccccccccccccccccccccccaatagacAATTCTGCCTACGCAAATGAACgtcattatgttttattataatataaatgcatGTAAATCTTGAATGTGGCTAAAATAAGACTGACTGTGGCTAACACTGTTTATAGTAAATTATGACCTATACTTAGTGGTTAAATCAGCATAGTAACGTGACTAGGGGATAAATACCTTCTGGAAATTTATCCCATTGTTTATTGTAACCTAACATACTCATAAAAATCACGTCTCAATATTTAAGCAACTTCTTGTTTTGTCTATCAAAACAGTTCATTGCCAGGAAAGGCAAGTGATTATTCCTGCTCCCCTCAACACTCTCCTGGAAAGGCTAGTGATTATTCCTGCTCCCCTCAACACTCGCCTGGAAAGGCTAGTGATTATT comes from Gigantopelta aegis isolate Gae_Host chromosome 13, Gae_host_genome, whole genome shotgun sequence and encodes:
- the LOC121387597 gene encoding 39S ribosomal protein L10, mitochondrial-like, which produces MATFRKGLLFVPRCYQVRHGGKINIQKPRKGTVERRTFEALTEPLLSVELRKPSEICAEKRLKLINTLKEVNPYEEFVFRRYKQMFESHSMIIACQLLPVKAKEQTELRNKLLKKGMDLKCFSNNLMKRAVEDTKWANMAALFSGKNVYVVSSTPNVASMMKILQKSREVYVLGGLVENYLLSKEGLQRCAKLPGIEGLYGELVHVLNSCASRTHSLLGQHQQTLSSYLEQHVKQEQDDSERSS